One stretch of Aquimarina sp. Aq107 DNA includes these proteins:
- a CDS encoding RNA polymerase sigma factor, whose translation MGYNDEIKIFNGILHGNNKILKDFYKRNFIIIKSFIIKNSGTEKDAEDIFQDALVILYQKIKNDSLVLDYSIHTYFYGISKNIWMRRLNKLKKVSCCGRITDFVSDTNFSIIDNIEQRDRESLYRKYLLNLNCKCKDLLFLFFDGKSMKEIAQLTNYTEGYVRKRKFECKKHLMELIAKDPLYSELGSDKKSDIKKDVS comes from the coding sequence ATGGGGTACAATGATGAGATTAAAATTTTCAACGGGATATTACATGGTAATAATAAAATCTTAAAAGATTTTTATAAAAGAAATTTTATCATAATAAAAAGTTTTATTATCAAAAATTCTGGAACAGAAAAAGATGCTGAAGATATATTTCAGGATGCTCTTGTTATTCTGTATCAAAAAATAAAAAATGATTCTTTAGTGCTCGACTATTCTATACATACATATTTTTATGGTATTTCTAAAAATATTTGGATGAGAAGGTTAAATAAGTTAAAAAAAGTTTCTTGTTGTGGAAGGATAACTGATTTTGTGTCGGATACAAACTTTTCTATAATAGATAATATAGAGCAAAGAGACCGTGAATCACTATATAGAAAATATCTCTTAAATCTTAATTGTAAATGTAAAGATCTATTATTTTTATTTTTTGATGGAAAGAGTATGAAAGAAATCGCTCAATTAACGAATTATACTGAAGGATATGTAAGGAAGCGAAAATTTGAATGTAAAAAACACCTAATGGAATTGATAGCTAAAGATCCGTTATATTCTGAACTTGGTAGTGATAAAAAATCTGATATAAAAAAAGATGTTTCTTGA
- a CDS encoding LytTR family DNA-binding domain-containing protein: MQILIIEDEPRAANQLQNKLKAEKFNYELLDIIDTVEDAVLWFHKNKSPDLVFMDIQLADGLSFEIFQKIDIDAPIIFTTAFDQYAIQAFKVNSIDYLLKPIQQEELNHALDKFKKSNKQPIVDPLILKKLLGSIQTTNKREGILVKEGNGFTQIKIADLLYFYSQESITFGVTLDKRFIIDETMDQLFSSLDTNQFYRINRGQIISKNSIQKIDSYFNHRVKLGILNPRDQDFIVSRQKTSDFKNWLNS, from the coding sequence ATGCAGATACTGATTATTGAAGATGAACCACGAGCAGCCAACCAACTGCAAAATAAGCTGAAAGCTGAAAAATTTAATTATGAATTATTAGACATCATTGATACTGTAGAAGATGCAGTACTATGGTTTCATAAAAATAAATCACCCGACTTAGTATTTATGGATATTCAGTTAGCTGATGGATTAAGTTTTGAAATTTTTCAAAAAATAGATATTGATGCACCTATCATATTTACTACAGCCTTTGATCAATATGCTATCCAAGCATTTAAGGTTAACAGCATAGATTACCTGTTAAAACCAATCCAACAAGAAGAATTAAATCACGCATTGGATAAGTTTAAAAAATCTAACAAGCAACCTATAGTTGATCCATTGATCTTAAAAAAACTTCTTGGCAGTATACAAACTACTAATAAAAGAGAAGGTATATTAGTTAAAGAAGGAAATGGTTTTACGCAAATTAAAATAGCCGATCTATTATATTTTTATTCTCAGGAGAGTATCACTTTTGGTGTCACTCTGGATAAAAGATTTATTATTGATGAGACTATGGATCAATTATTTAGTTCATTAGACACGAATCAATTCTATAGAATTAATCGTGGTCAAATTATCTCTAAAAATTCAATTCAGAAGATAGACTCCTATTTCAACCATCGGGTTAAATTAGGAATTCTAAATCCAAGAGATCAGGATTTTATTGTAAGTAGACAAAAAACTAGTGATTTTAAAAACTGGTTAAATAGTTAA
- a CDS encoding FAD:protein FMN transferase: MNYTNGNAFGTTFSVQFIDSKKIDLSKSYDSIVTVINTSMSTYQNDSDISRINQGDATVTIDDHFQTVFKASKRIYKETNGVFDPTIGVLVNAWDFGPEGKIVALDSIKIDSLLVSVGLDKVTLQKDKVIKQHKNTFIDFNALAKGYAVDVFADFLESKKIENYLVEIGGEIRGKGSNLIKEQSWKIGVEDPNFDQTQSYSKVIYLEDEAMATSGSYRKFKVDEYGNRYAHIIDTKTGYPHKSNLLSVSVLTEKCMDADAYATALMSMGLEESIAFLKTHPKLKVYFIYEDDHKELKTLNLNSFPEN, translated from the coding sequence TTGAATTATACCAACGGAAATGCATTTGGAACTACCTTTTCGGTTCAGTTTATTGATTCAAAAAAAATAGATCTATCAAAATCATATGATAGTATAGTAACGGTTATCAATACTTCTATGTCTACCTATCAAAATGATTCTGATATTTCTAGAATTAATCAAGGAGATGCGACAGTTACTATTGATGATCATTTCCAAACTGTATTTAAAGCATCTAAAAGAATTTATAAAGAAACAAATGGAGTTTTTGATCCTACTATTGGAGTTTTAGTAAATGCGTGGGATTTTGGACCAGAAGGTAAAATAGTAGCATTAGATAGCATTAAAATAGATAGTTTATTGGTTTCTGTTGGGTTGGATAAAGTTACTTTACAAAAGGATAAGGTTATAAAACAACATAAGAATACTTTTATTGATTTTAATGCATTAGCAAAAGGGTATGCGGTGGATGTATTTGCAGATTTTTTAGAATCAAAAAAAATAGAAAACTATCTGGTTGAAATAGGAGGTGAGATCAGGGGAAAAGGAAGTAATTTAATTAAAGAACAATCTTGGAAAATAGGAGTCGAAGATCCTAATTTTGATCAAACGCAATCTTATAGTAAAGTTATTTATTTAGAGGATGAAGCAATGGCAACTTCTGGTAGTTATCGCAAATTTAAGGTTGATGAATACGGAAACAGATATGCTCATATTATAGATACAAAAACAGGATATCCTCATAAATCTAATCTATTAAGTGTTTCCGTATTAACAGAAAAATGTATGGACGCTGATGCATATGCTACAGCATTAATGTCCATGGGTTTAGAAGAATCTATAGCGTTTTTAAAAACTCACCCTAAGCTAAAAGTATACTTTATTTATGAAGATGATCATAAAGAATTGAAAACACTTAACCTGAATAGTTTTCCTGAAAACTAA
- a CDS encoding ABA4-like family protein, whose translation MTTADTFSIANMIAMPMWVLMILLPKWKITRFLIDFKIIPIALSLIYAFYIFQAIQIGGGMDFGSLASVMALFTEENAVLAGWVHYLAFDLMVGMWILDQNKKIGIHQLLIAPCLFATFMLGPIGLLLFLIIKSIKQNKS comes from the coding sequence ATGACTACCGCAGATACTTTTTCTATAGCTAATATGATTGCTATGCCAATGTGGGTACTAATGATACTACTACCTAAATGGAAAATAACCAGGTTCTTAATTGACTTCAAAATAATTCCCATAGCACTCTCCCTGATTTACGCCTTTTATATTTTTCAGGCAATACAAATTGGTGGAGGCATGGATTTCGGAAGTTTAGCTTCCGTGATGGCCTTATTTACCGAAGAAAACGCAGTACTCGCTGGTTGGGTACATTATCTAGCTTTTGATCTAATGGTAGGTATGTGGATACTAGATCAAAATAAAAAGATTGGAATACATCAACTGCTAATAGCACCTTGTCTTTTTGCAACATTTATGTTAGGACCAATTGGACTTCTACTCTTCTTAATCATCAAATCAATCAAACAAAATAAATCATGA
- the map gene encoding type I methionyl aminopeptidase — MIITKTREEIELMRESALIVSKTLGMLAPEVKPGVTTLQLDKLAEEFIRDHGAIPGFLGLYDFPNTLCMSPNAQVVHGIPNNTPLEEGDIISIDCGAIKNEFYGDHAYTFPVGEIAPEVEHLLKITKESLYKGIAELKVGKRVGDVGYAIQKFTEEAGYGVVRELVGHGLGRKMHEDPEMPNYGRRGRGKKLVEGMVVAIEPMTNMGTHRIKQLRDGWTILTADGKPSAHFEHDVAIIDGKPEILSTFKYIYQALGIESDEEDAFRQELLAV, encoded by the coding sequence ATGATCATTACTAAAACACGTGAAGAAATTGAATTAATGCGCGAGAGTGCTCTAATTGTCTCTAAAACGCTTGGAATGCTTGCTCCAGAAGTTAAACCAGGAGTAACTACACTTCAATTAGATAAACTAGCAGAAGAGTTTATTAGAGATCATGGAGCCATTCCCGGATTTTTAGGATTATATGATTTTCCTAACACTTTATGTATGAGTCCAAATGCTCAGGTAGTACATGGTATTCCTAATAATACTCCATTAGAAGAAGGAGACATCATCTCCATAGATTGCGGAGCCATTAAAAATGAATTTTACGGGGATCACGCATATACTTTTCCAGTAGGAGAAATAGCTCCAGAAGTTGAACACTTACTCAAGATTACCAAAGAGTCATTATATAAAGGTATTGCCGAATTAAAAGTTGGAAAACGTGTTGGTGATGTTGGATATGCAATTCAGAAATTTACAGAAGAAGCAGGATATGGTGTGGTGAGAGAATTAGTGGGGCACGGATTAGGGCGTAAAATGCATGAGGATCCAGAAATGCCTAATTACGGTCGCCGTGGAAGAGGTAAAAAACTTGTAGAAGGAATGGTCGTGGCAATAGAGCCTATGACTAATATGGGCACACACCGTATAAAGCAATTAAGAGATGGTTGGACAATACTAACTGCAGATGGTAAACCAAGCGCTCATTTTGAACATGATGTAGCTATTATAGACGGTAAGCCCGAAATTCTTTCTACGTTTAAATATATTTATCAGGCATTAGGTATAGAATCTGATGAAGAAGATGCATTTAGACAAGAATTATTAGCGGTTTAG
- a CDS encoding class I SAM-dependent methyltransferase encodes MKKLFKFILNTIPRPLLIRLSYAVRPIISIFLKGNTFTDPIDGKSFSKFLPYGYGNQRDNVLSPSTLSLERHRLLWLYLKNETDFFTAKAKVLHFAPEQAFYKKFRHLKNLEYNTTDLNSPLADVKADICDLPFDSNQYDIIFCNHVLEHIPDDTKAMQELLRVLKPGGMAILQIPQDLNRATTFEDNTIIDPKKRAQIFGQYDHVRVYGRDYFDKLRSIGFKVNEVDYTNELSKEEVIKYCLAPGEILPVCYKA; translated from the coding sequence ATGAAAAAACTCTTCAAGTTTATATTAAACACAATTCCTAGGCCTTTATTAATTCGTTTGAGTTATGCTGTAAGACCTATAATCTCTATATTCCTTAAAGGAAATACTTTTACAGATCCTATCGATGGAAAAAGTTTTTCTAAATTTTTACCCTATGGATATGGAAATCAAAGAGACAATGTTCTTTCACCTTCTACCCTATCTTTAGAACGTCATCGATTACTTTGGTTGTATTTAAAAAATGAAACTGATTTTTTCACTGCTAAAGCTAAAGTATTACATTTTGCTCCTGAACAGGCTTTTTATAAAAAGTTTAGACATTTAAAAAACTTGGAGTATAACACTACCGATCTTAACTCTCCATTAGCAGATGTAAAAGCAGATATTTGTGACCTCCCATTTGATAGTAATCAATATGATATCATATTTTGTAATCATGTTTTAGAACACATTCCTGATGACACTAAGGCAATGCAAGAATTATTAAGAGTTCTAAAACCTGGAGGTATGGCTATTCTTCAAATTCCGCAAGATCTTAATAGAGCAACTACTTTTGAAGATAACACTATTATTGACCCAAAAAAACGTGCCCAAATTTTTGGTCAATATGATCATGTAAGAGTCTACGGAAGAGATTACTTTGATAAACTGCGTTCTATTGGTTTTAAGGTTAATGAGGTTGATTACACAAATGAATTATCTAAAGAAGAAGTAATCAAATACTGTCTAGCTCCCGGAGAAATACTTCCCGTTTGCTATAAGGCGTAA
- a CDS encoding FecR family protein, producing the protein MKEDKDLLKELLQTKFKDDIIESSRDGFDLIFDAVQEKSDDKSLFYWYTAGFIILMIIGVFTIYYFKNNRTSSINIETTNTENITKNDNNNLTTIIHDSISEKKEKNITLISKDEPTIIDQSSKETENKQIDVTTLEPEDEIIEKGVITVTYTASDKYAFTERTKYNTLPDSSTIVVRKNSKVNFTATKQGYRRADIIGTVFLNIRKDEYKPFILFGKHGKVQITGNSFAMHSAPEADLMTLIQGSAKIVHNETKEVKILAPGESLRIDDRGISVLEKSPNRFAWKTGKLFYQNTTINEIINDLGNNYDAKILLKNRNILDCRYSGSFNNDKISQILKKLTTSLNLKLTKEDDVYIITGKGCAK; encoded by the coding sequence ATGAAAGAGGATAAAGACCTTTTAAAAGAGCTTTTGCAGACAAAATTTAAAGACGACATTATAGAATCGTCTAGAGATGGCTTTGATCTAATTTTTGATGCTGTACAAGAAAAATCCGATGACAAAAGTTTGTTTTATTGGTATACTGCCGGTTTCATAATTCTAATGATTATTGGCGTGTTTACCATATACTATTTTAAAAACAATAGAACTTCAAGCATTAATATAGAAACAACCAATACAGAAAATATTACTAAAAATGATAATAATAATCTGACAACTATAATTCATGATTCTATCTCAGAGAAAAAAGAAAAGAATATCACGCTCATTAGCAAGGATGAACCAACTATAATAGATCAATCTTCTAAGGAAACTGAAAATAAACAGATCGATGTAACCACCTTGGAGCCTGAGGATGAAATTATAGAAAAAGGTGTTATCACAGTAACATATACTGCTTCTGACAAGTATGCATTTACAGAAAGAACAAAATACAATACGCTACCAGATTCTAGTACGATTGTAGTAAGAAAAAATAGTAAGGTAAACTTTACAGCTACAAAACAAGGGTATCGCAGAGCTGATATTATTGGCACTGTATTTTTAAACATCAGAAAAGATGAATACAAGCCGTTCATTCTTTTTGGAAAACATGGTAAAGTACAAATTACTGGTAATTCTTTTGCTATGCATTCTGCCCCGGAAGCGGATTTAATGACTTTAATCCAAGGATCTGCAAAAATAGTTCATAATGAAACAAAAGAAGTAAAAATATTAGCTCCTGGGGAGAGTTTACGAATAGATGATAGAGGAATTTCAGTATTAGAAAAATCTCCGAATCGATTTGCGTGGAAAACTGGCAAATTATTTTATCAAAATACTACCATAAACGAAATCATTAATGACCTTGGAAATAATTACGATGCCAAAATCCTATTAAAAAACCGTAATATATTAGACTGTAGATATTCTGGATCTTTTAATAATGATAAGATCTCACAAATATTGAAAAAGCTAACAACATCTTTAAATCTTAAATTAACCAAAGAAGATGATGTATATATAATTACAGGAAAAGGATGTGCTAAATAA
- a CDS encoding sensor histidine kinase, with translation MLINKKKRIKYLGFDDFWFIIIGILILSFITDYLFSNSFVRLPFGKAIISWSVSLFFSTCDWFIIRAIMILLRKRLPDFKDNSKRIFLFFIAIVSTVFLVDVFGNMVLSFIWGLNYNPLSRAKVLVPVILISTMTMAIYEAIYFYVRLKKSIRDEEQAKQMIVQAQLDTLRNQAQPHFLFNTLNTLRDIIDQNSKEDAKEFVDKLADVYRFILESGNANLTLLKNELKFARSYIHIQSERFGENLTVYWDIPEASLNMMIVPMSLQLLLENAIKHNVISKSKPLIISVKVENNSLYITNKIQPKSTKVPSTKVGLKNIEKRYGLISNEPIEIKNDGNHFIVSLPLLKSSDQKNNYADTDY, from the coding sequence ATGCTAATTAATAAAAAGAAGCGCATAAAATACTTAGGTTTTGATGACTTTTGGTTTATTATCATCGGAATTTTAATCCTTAGTTTTATTACGGATTACCTATTTAGCAATTCTTTCGTTCGGCTTCCTTTTGGTAAGGCAATTATTAGTTGGAGTGTATCCCTTTTCTTTTCCACCTGTGATTGGTTTATCATTCGCGCCATCATGATTCTTTTACGAAAAAGACTCCCCGATTTTAAAGATAATTCGAAGCGTATCTTTTTGTTCTTTATTGCTATTGTGAGTACGGTTTTTCTAGTTGATGTATTCGGCAATATGGTATTATCTTTTATTTGGGGATTAAACTACAATCCTTTATCAAGAGCTAAAGTATTAGTTCCAGTAATTTTGATTAGCACTATGACTATGGCGATATATGAGGCTATCTATTTTTATGTAAGACTAAAAAAATCTATAAGAGATGAGGAACAAGCAAAACAAATGATAGTGCAGGCACAATTGGATACACTTAGAAATCAAGCTCAGCCACATTTTTTATTTAACACTTTAAATACTCTTAGAGATATCATTGATCAAAACTCTAAAGAAGATGCTAAGGAATTTGTAGATAAATTAGCTGATGTCTATAGATTTATATTAGAATCTGGGAATGCAAATTTGACATTATTAAAAAATGAATTAAAATTCGCCAGATCATATATCCACATACAGTCAGAAAGGTTTGGGGAAAACCTAACAGTGTATTGGGATATTCCAGAAGCCTCATTAAATATGATGATAGTACCGATGAGCCTTCAACTTTTATTAGAAAACGCAATAAAGCATAATGTAATTTCTAAATCAAAGCCACTCATCATATCAGTAAAAGTTGAGAACAACTCTTTATATATAACAAATAAGATTCAACCAAAATCTACTAAAGTACCATCCACCAAAGTTGGGTTAAAAAACATTGAAAAACGATATGGGTTAATCTCTAATGAACCTATTGAAATAAAAAACGATGGAAACCATTTTATTGTTTCCCTTCCATTATTAAAATCATCTGATCAAAAAAACAATTATGCAGATACTGATTATTGA
- a CDS encoding Na(+)-translocating NADH-quinone reductase subunit F yields MSRILTKQELHNLAMNIVGEELEKKGFEFIAINSKLGKHPQFVCIDTSNQRYFVIVKAISYPDNPHNYDMVWMEAFKKHAREQEAKVFYAGVGLQNSENPNKPVFLNEAYAMEYAGLQVIETHLN; encoded by the coding sequence ATGAGTAGGATTTTAACCAAACAAGAACTTCATAATCTAGCAATGAATATTGTTGGAGAAGAATTGGAAAAAAAGGGTTTCGAGTTTATTGCTATTAATAGTAAGTTAGGGAAACATCCACAGTTTGTATGTATTGATACATCGAATCAACGATATTTTGTAATTGTAAAGGCTATATCTTATCCAGATAATCCGCATAATTATGATATGGTTTGGATGGAAGCGTTTAAAAAGCACGCCAGAGAACAAGAAGCTAAGGTTTTTTATGCGGGTGTGGGATTACAAAATTCCGAAAACCCAAATAAACCTGTTTTCTTAAATGAAGCATATGCAATGGAATATGCTGGATTACAAGTAATAGAAACTCATCTCAATTAA
- a CDS encoding RNA polymerase sigma factor encodes MNKEEQDRLVKACKKNDRNAMEKIYNTFMPRMLAVSFRYCKNQSDAKDIVQEAFIKVFKNIKKYKHNGTLGSWIERIVVNCAIDDWHKRKKTVLIDNSELIEEGEIQELDDFEKDHFSKQLSSDKLRTLINELPEQYRYVLNLYAIEGYSHKEIGKILKIKESTSRSNYTRARKKLLENMRAIGIEKYQ; translated from the coding sequence ATGAATAAAGAAGAACAAGACAGACTGGTTAAAGCTTGTAAAAAGAATGACCGGAATGCTATGGAAAAAATATATAATACTTTTATGCCCAGGATGCTTGCGGTAAGTTTTCGCTATTGTAAAAATCAATCAGATGCAAAAGATATTGTACAAGAAGCATTTATTAAGGTTTTTAAAAACATAAAAAAATATAAACATAATGGTACATTAGGAAGTTGGATCGAAAGAATTGTAGTTAATTGTGCAATTGATGATTGGCATAAGAGAAAAAAAACAGTTCTAATAGATAATTCAGAATTAATAGAAGAAGGTGAAATACAAGAATTAGATGATTTTGAAAAAGATCACTTTTCCAAACAACTTTCTTCAGACAAATTAAGAACACTAATAAATGAACTCCCTGAACAATATAGATATGTATTAAACTTATATGCTATTGAAGGATATTCACATAAAGAAATAGGAAAGATATTGAAGATTAAAGAAAGTACATCTAGATCTAACTATACGAGAGCGAGAAAAAAGCTTTTAGAAAACATGAGAGCTATCGGAATAGAAAAATATCAATAA